A single window of Anaerolineae bacterium DNA harbors:
- a CDS encoding Undecaprenyl diphosphate synthase, translated as MESADTSSLPQKIPTHIAIIMDGNGRWALARGLPRLAGHRAGTENLRRIIEACIEFGVKYLTLYAFSTENWGRPAEEVQGLMRILEDVIDRELQQLHDQGVQLRHIGRLDGLKPILRQKVLQAVEYTRNNDRLILNVAFNYGGRDEIVCAIKRIIEDGIPKEDITDELISRYLFTAGVPDPDLIIRTSGELRGSNFLIWQGAYSEWYFTPTYWPDFDKEELRKAIIEYSRRERRYGGVISKDKETTPNAG; from the coding sequence ATGGAATCAGCAGATACCTCTTCCCTCCCTCAAAAAATCCCCACCCATATTGCAATTATCATGGATGGCAACGGACGCTGGGCGCTGGCGCGCGGCTTGCCCCGGCTGGCAGGTCATCGCGCCGGCACGGAGAACTTACGCCGCATCATTGAAGCCTGTATTGAATTTGGCGTCAAATATTTGACCCTGTACGCCTTTTCGACCGAAAACTGGGGGCGCCCTGCCGAAGAAGTGCAGGGGTTGATGCGCATCCTCGAGGACGTCATTGACCGCGAACTGCAACAACTGCACGATCAAGGCGTGCAATTGCGCCATATTGGCCGCTTAGACGGACTTAAGCCGATCCTGCGCCAAAAGGTCTTACAGGCGGTGGAATACACCCGGAACAATGACCGCCTGATCCTCAACGTGGCGTTCAATTACGGTGGCCGCGATGAAATCGTGTGCGCCATCAAGCGGATTATCGAAGACGGCATTCCGAAAGAAGACATCACCGATGAACTGATCAGCCGTTACCTGTTTACCGCAGGTGTGCCTGACCCCGACTTGATCATCCGCACTTCGGGAGAACTGCGCGGCAGTAATTTCTTAATCTGGCAGGGAGCTTACTCTGAATGGTATTTCACCCCCACTTACTGGCCTGATTTTGACAAGGAAGAGTTACGCAAGGCGATTATCGAGTATAGCCGTCGGGAACGTCGCTATGGCGGAGTGATCTCCAAAGACAAGGAAACCACGCCGAATGCTGGCTAG
- a CDS encoding Ribosome recycling factor translates to MLNDVYKEAEARMKGAIQSLEEDLSGIRTGRASPALVERLQVEYYGVSTPLVQLATISVPEPRMLLIRPFDSSSLKAIERAILASDLGLTPNNDGKTIRLILPPLTEERRRELVKVVHNRVEEARVAARNVRRDSIRDLRELQQEKLISEDELQKGEAELQKITDRYIEEINKIGERKEKEIMEI, encoded by the coding sequence ATGCTAAACGATGTTTACAAAGAGGCCGAAGCGCGTATGAAGGGCGCTATCCAATCGCTTGAAGAAGACTTGAGCGGTATCCGCACGGGACGGGCCAGCCCGGCGCTGGTCGAGCGCTTACAGGTCGAATACTACGGCGTCAGTACCCCTCTGGTTCAGCTTGCCACCATCAGTGTGCCGGAGCCGCGCATGTTACTCATTCGCCCTTTCGATAGTTCCTCGCTAAAGGCAATCGAGCGAGCAATCCTGGCTTCGGATCTCGGTTTGACGCCTAACAATGACGGAAAAACCATCCGCCTGATCTTACCTCCCCTCACCGAAGAGCGTCGGCGGGAACTGGTTAAAGTGGTGCATAACCGGGTCGAGGAAGCCCGCGTGGCGGCTCGCAATGTGCGCCGCGATAGCATTCGCGACCTGCGTGAGCTTCAACAGGAAAAATTAATCTCTGAAGATGAGTTGCAGAAAGGTGAAGCGGAACTTCAGAAGATTACCGACCGATATATCGAAGAAATTAATAAAATTGGTGAACGAAAGGAAAAGGAAATCATGGAGATTTAG